The region CGCGTCCATCACCGAGGAGTCCGTCAGCGTCGTGACGTCGCCGAGTTCACGGTTCTCCGCGATGTCCCGCAGCAGCCGGCGCATGATCTTCCCCGAGCGGGTCTTGGGAAGTTCCGCGACCACCAGGATCTGCCGCGGCCGGGCGATCGCCCCGATCTCCTTGGCCACATGGGCCCGCAGTTCCTGCGCCGGTTCCTCGTCCGCGCCCTTGGCCGCCGCGTCGCCGCGCAGGATGACGAAGGCGACGATGCCCTGCCCGGTGGTCGGGTCGGCGGCGCCGACGACCGCGGCCTCGGCGACCAGCGGGTGGGACACCAGCGCCGACTCCACCTCGGTGGTGGAGATCCGGTGCCCGGAGACGTTCATGACGTCGTCCACCCGGCCCAGCAGCCAGATGTCGCCGTCCTCGTCCTTCTTGGCACCGTCCCCGGCGAAGTAGCGGCCGGGGAAACGCGACCAGTACGTGTCCAGGTAGCGCTGCTCGTCGCCCCAGACGGTGCGCAGCATCGCCGGCCACGGCCGGGTCAGCACCAGATACCCGCCGGAGCCGTTCGGCACCGGCTCGCCCGCGTCGTCCACCACGTCGGCGCAGATGCCGGGCAGCGGGCGCAGCGCGGAGCCCGGCTTGCAGGTGCTGACACCGGGCAGCGGGCTGATCATCTGGGCGCCGGTCTCGGTCTGCCACCAGGTGTCGACCACCGGTGTGCGGTCGCCGCCGATGGCCCGCCGGTACCAGATCCACGCCTCGGGATTGATCGGCTCGCCCACCGACCCCAGCAGCCGCAGCGACGTCAGGTCGAAGCGGCCGGGGATCGCGTCGCCCCACTTCATGAAGGTGCGGATCGCGGTCGGCGCGCAGTAGAGGATCGTCACCTTGTACTTCTGCACGATCTCCCACCAGCGGCCCTGGTGCGGGGTGTCGGGGGTGCCCTCGTACAGCACCGAGGTCACCCCGTTGGCCAGCGGGCCGTAGACGATGTAGGAGTGCCCGGTGACCCAGCCGATGTCGGCGGCGGTCCAGTAGACGTCCCGCTCGGGCTTGACGTCGAAGACCGCCCAGTGCGACCACGCGACCTGCGTCAGGTAGCCGCCGGTGGTGTGCAGGATGCCCTTGGGACGGGCGGTGGTGCCGGAGGTGTACATGATGTAGAGCGGGTGCTCGCTGTCGAACGCCTCGGGGGTGTGCTCGGCCGGCTGGGCGGCGACCAGGTCGTGCCACCACACATCGCGGCCCTCGGTCCAGCCGACGTCCTGACCGGTGCGGCGCACCACCAGCACGCTGCGGACGCCGGGGCACTGCTCGAGTGCCTCGTCGACGGCGGGTTTGAGCGCGGAGGCCGCGCCCTTGCGGTGGCCGCCGTCGGCGGTGACGACCACCCGCGCGTCGCAGTCCTGGATACGGCCGCGCAGCGCCTCGGCGGAGAAGCCGCCGAAGACCACCGTGTGCGGGGCGCCGATCCGGGCGCAGGCCAGCATCGCCACCACGGTCTCGGGGATCATCGGCAGATACAGCGCGACCCGGTCGCCGGCCCGTACCCCGAGCGAGAGCAGCGCGTTGGCCGCCCGGCTTACCTCGTCCTTGAGGTCGGCGTAGGTCAGGGTGCGGGTGTCGCCCGGCTCGCCCTCCCAGTGGAAGGCGACCCGGTCGCCGTGCCCGGCCCTGACATGGCGGTCCACGCAGTTGTCGGCCACATTGAGCCGCCCGCCGGTGAACCAGCGGGCGAAGGGCGCCCGGCTCCAGTCGAGGACCTGCGTCCACGGCTGCGCCCACTCCAGCCGGGCGGCCTGCGCCGCCCAGAAGGCCTCGCTGTCCGCGGCGGCCTCCTCGTAGGCCGCCGCGGTGACGTTCGCCTGCTCCGCCAGCGCGGCCGGCGGCGGGAAGCGCCTTTCCTCCCTGAGCAGGTTGGACAGGGTCGCGTCACTCATGAGTGGGTGCCCTCGACCGGGCCGCCCCGTCCGGCGCCCGCCGACGCCACGCCGGCGAAGACCGGTACGACTGCGCGCTTCCAGGTGCTGTTGGTGACCACGGCGAAGGAGGCGTACCAGGCAAGCAGCGCGGTGAGCAGGCCGATCCAGCCGCCGACCTTGGTGGTGGTGGTCGACTCGGCGAATTCGGCGACGGTCAGGACGACGAAGGTCGCGGCCAGCGCGACGAAGACCGCGAGCAGCGCGCCGTTGGTGCGCAGCGCG is a window of Streptomyces sp. NBC_01477 DNA encoding:
- the acs gene encoding acetate--CoA ligase, translating into MSDATLSNLLREERRFPPPAALAEQANVTAAAYEEAAADSEAFWAAQAARLEWAQPWTQVLDWSRAPFARWFTGGRLNVADNCVDRHVRAGHGDRVAFHWEGEPGDTRTLTYADLKDEVSRAANALLSLGVRAGDRVALYLPMIPETVVAMLACARIGAPHTVVFGGFSAEALRGRIQDCDARVVVTADGGHRKGAASALKPAVDEALEQCPGVRSVLVVRRTGQDVGWTEGRDVWWHDLVAAQPAEHTPEAFDSEHPLYIMYTSGTTARPKGILHTTGGYLTQVAWSHWAVFDVKPERDVYWTAADIGWVTGHSYIVYGPLANGVTSVLYEGTPDTPHQGRWWEIVQKYKVTILYCAPTAIRTFMKWGDAIPGRFDLTSLRLLGSVGEPINPEAWIWYRRAIGGDRTPVVDTWWQTETGAQMISPLPGVSTCKPGSALRPLPGICADVVDDAGEPVPNGSGGYLVLTRPWPAMLRTVWGDEQRYLDTYWSRFPGRYFAGDGAKKDEDGDIWLLGRVDDVMNVSGHRISTTEVESALVSHPLVAEAAVVGAADPTTGQGIVAFVILRGDAAAKGADEEPAQELRAHVAKEIGAIARPRQILVVAELPKTRSGKIMRRLLRDIAENRELGDVTTLTDSSVMDAIRERLPDGS